In the genome of Balneola sp., one region contains:
- a CDS encoding TIGR02391 family protein — MSSTPPYLTSGQVEKIAQILGNTEDGLTGSQIGQLLEQARIKDVDPNNTKWKRLYNAFANCQNKAGNSTCVFNFIHHALEPARYVGSKDVFEKRQEEINNVLAFVGFKFSDNGKFLKASKAKSLSEAEKKASQLRKKLQNRDVHLDVLKFCKAELLEDNYFHAVLEATKSIAAKLREKSGLDLDGSHLIDASIGGSSPRVLINSFETQSEKSEQKGFLNLVKGLFGTFRNPAAHEARIEWDMPESDALDLLVTASYVHRRIDNSN, encoded by the coding sequence ATGTCAAGTACACCTCCTTATCTCACTTCTGGTCAAGTAGAAAAAATTGCACAGATTCTAGGAAATACAGAGGATGGTTTGACCGGAAGTCAAATTGGACAGCTACTTGAACAAGCTCGTATAAAAGATGTTGATCCAAACAACACAAAATGGAAAAGACTTTACAATGCCTTTGCAAACTGTCAAAATAAAGCTGGGAATAGTACTTGTGTATTTAACTTTATCCATCACGCACTAGAACCAGCTAGATATGTAGGAAGTAAAGATGTTTTTGAAAAAAGACAAGAAGAGATAAATAATGTTTTAGCCTTTGTTGGATTTAAGTTTTCTGACAATGGTAAATTTCTTAAAGCTTCTAAAGCTAAATCTTTATCAGAAGCAGAAAAAAAAGCCAGTCAACTTCGGAAAAAACTTCAAAATCGAGATGTTCATTTGGACGTCTTGAAATTTTGTAAGGCCGAATTACTGGAAGACAATTATTTTCATGCAGTACTTGAAGCCACAAAAAGTATAGCCGCAAAATTAAGAGAAAAGTCAGGTCTTGATCTTGATGGAAGTCACTTAATTGATGCTTCAATTGGTGGATCTTCTCCAAGGGTTTTAATAAATAGCTTCGAAACCCAGTCTGAAAAAAGTGAACAGAAAGGGTTCCTAAATTTGGTAAAAGGTTTATTTGGAACATTTAGAAATCCTGCTGCACATGAAGCAAGAATAGAATGGGATATGCCCGAGTCAGATGCTTTAGATCTCTTAGTTACTGCTTCTTATGTTCATAGAAGAATTGACAATTCTAACTAA
- a CDS encoding arginine decarboxylase has protein sequence MKNTYRELIEQTYDFPQNGFDESNGYLTFNNVDLKHLIDKYGTPFRLTYLPKIKEQIREARTYFKNAFEKHNYSGNYEFCYCTKCCHFSHVIRTALTEDVSIETSSSFDIDLIERLHQNGRLDTSTTLVHNGYKTDNYIKKIGRLLEQGFENSITVLDSPNELAKLESLNTSKPIKIGLRISIEESPGAAYYTSRLGINKGEILDLVKNKIVGNPKFELVMVHFFVDSGITDSLYYWGEFQKALSLFVKLKKLAPGLSALNIGGGFPIQNSLSFDYDYQYIVNEIIRNVKEACIEADVSEPDLFTEFGKFTVGESGAVIFEVLEQKQQNDTELWYIIDNSLMNTIPDAWSINEKFILLPLNKWDKMYKRINIGGISCDHLDYYNSEQLNQQILLPGYSETDKEPLYVGFFHTGAYQDAISGYGGIKHCLIPSPKQVVVDIDEDGNLIDHVYREEQNVENMLNILGYDD, from the coding sequence ATGAAAAACACCTACCGAGAACTTATTGAACAGACCTACGACTTCCCTCAAAATGGGTTTGATGAGTCAAACGGGTACCTGACCTTCAATAACGTAGATTTAAAGCACCTAATAGATAAATATGGCACTCCATTTCGTTTGACCTATTTACCTAAGATTAAAGAACAGATTCGAGAGGCACGCACTTACTTCAAAAATGCTTTTGAAAAGCACAATTACAGCGGTAACTATGAATTCTGTTATTGCACTAAGTGCTGTCATTTCAGCCATGTAATACGAACCGCCCTTACTGAAGATGTTTCTATCGAAACCTCATCTTCCTTCGATATCGACCTGATTGAACGTCTTCATCAAAACGGAAGACTTGATACATCCACAACCCTGGTTCACAATGGGTATAAGACCGATAACTACATTAAAAAGATTGGAAGGTTACTTGAGCAGGGTTTTGAGAACTCAATTACGGTGTTGGACAGCCCCAATGAGTTAGCTAAGCTTGAGTCCTTAAACACCTCAAAACCTATCAAAATTGGGCTTAGAATCTCTATTGAAGAAAGTCCTGGGGCCGCCTATTACACTTCTCGATTGGGAATCAATAAGGGAGAAATCCTGGATTTGGTAAAAAACAAGATCGTTGGAAATCCTAAATTTGAATTGGTGATGGTTCATTTCTTCGTGGATTCCGGAATAACCGACTCTCTCTACTATTGGGGAGAGTTTCAAAAGGCACTTTCGCTCTTCGTAAAACTCAAAAAACTTGCTCCTGGATTATCTGCACTGAATATCGGAGGTGGATTCCCGATCCAAAATAGCCTCAGCTTCGATTATGATTACCAGTATATCGTGAATGAAATCATCCGAAATGTGAAAGAGGCCTGTATTGAAGCAGATGTGAGCGAGCCCGATCTATTCACAGAATTTGGGAAATTCACCGTTGGCGAAAGTGGGGCTGTCATTTTTGAAGTGCTGGAGCAAAAACAGCAAAACGATACCGAGTTGTGGTATATCATTGATAACAGCCTGATGAATACGATTCCTGATGCCTGGTCCATTAACGAAAAGTTCATCCTCCTCCCCCTGAATAAATGGGATAAAATGTATAAACGAATCAATATCGGGGGCATCAGCTGTGATCATCTGGACTATTACAACTCTGAACAACTAAATCAGCAGATTCTCCTTCCTGGATATTCAGAAACTGACAAAGAACCTTTGTATGTGGGATTTTTCCATACCGGTGCCTACCAGGATGCCATTAGTGGGTACGGAGGAATTAAACATTGCCTGATCCCTTCGCCCAAACAAGTGGTTGTGGATATTGATGAAGATGGTAACCTTATTGACCATGTGTACCGGGAAGAACAAAACGTAGAAAACATGCTAAATATCCTTGGCTATGACGACTAA
- a CDS encoding dehydrogenase yields MIKPSKKISKKKALEIYRALLLPRSIEERMLKLLRQNKISKWFSGIGQEAIAVGVTLSSKQEDYILPMHRNLGVFTTREVPFYPLFCQLFGKTDGFSKGRERSFHFGVMEHNIVGMISHLAAMMPVADGIALAKQLKKEDAVAFSFCGDGATSEGDFHEAINLAAVWDLPVIFIIENNGYGLSTPTKEQYACERLVDKAKGYGIEGFHIDGNDVFEVMSTIEKARKLTLKGKPVLIEAQTFRMRGHEEASGTAYVPQDMFDTWSKKDPIKRMEEYLQSEHKLSEEALLEIKQEIEPSFREDLDKALNAELPIFDKQTELDAVFSNETPSISSIEKSGSSEKRFIDAIQQSLAQAFEEDESFLIMGQDIAEYGGVFKITEGFTDKFGKERVRNTPIIESGALGAALGLSLEGFKPVVEMQFADFVSCGMNQIIQNIAKSHYRWTPPMNITIRLPHGAGVGAGPFHSQSPEGWFMPHAGLKIVVPGTVEDAQNLLYSSLYDPNPVLFFEHKKLYRSLRSTTPDSVSYEPLGKAKIQRAGTDASIITYGMGVQWALELATELEKDRISLEILDLRCLSPLDLEAIKATVQKTNRVLLLQEPSLTMGPMSEVSALINEHCFEWLDAPVLRSAALDMPIPFNKGLEDGYLNLEGLKGKVEDLLAY; encoded by the coding sequence GTGATCAAACCATCAAAAAAGATTAGTAAAAAAAAAGCCCTTGAGATCTATCGGGCACTGCTCCTTCCCCGTTCTATTGAAGAACGAATGCTTAAGCTTCTTCGCCAGAACAAGATCAGCAAATGGTTTTCCGGAATCGGGCAAGAAGCTATTGCCGTTGGAGTTACGCTATCCAGCAAACAAGAAGATTATATCCTTCCCATGCACCGGAACCTTGGGGTGTTTACTACCCGGGAAGTGCCCTTCTACCCTCTCTTCTGCCAACTGTTCGGAAAGACAGATGGATTCAGCAAAGGACGGGAGCGTTCCTTCCATTTTGGTGTAATGGAGCACAACATTGTTGGGATGATCTCCCACCTGGCAGCAATGATGCCAGTTGCTGATGGAATTGCACTGGCGAAGCAACTGAAAAAAGAAGATGCGGTCGCTTTTTCTTTTTGCGGGGATGGTGCCACTAGTGAAGGAGATTTCCACGAAGCCATTAACCTGGCTGCGGTATGGGATTTACCCGTGATATTCATCATTGAGAACAACGGCTATGGACTTTCTACTCCTACCAAAGAACAATATGCCTGCGAGCGACTGGTAGACAAAGCCAAAGGATATGGCATAGAAGGTTTTCATATTGATGGAAACGATGTTTTTGAAGTGATGTCTACCATCGAAAAGGCTCGTAAACTAACTCTTAAAGGTAAGCCTGTTCTTATTGAAGCCCAGACATTTAGAATGCGTGGCCATGAAGAAGCTTCTGGTACTGCCTATGTCCCTCAAGACATGTTTGATACCTGGTCGAAAAAGGATCCCATCAAACGAATGGAGGAATACCTTCAATCAGAGCATAAGCTCAGCGAAGAGGCTCTATTAGAAATCAAGCAAGAGATAGAGCCCTCATTCAGAGAAGACCTTGATAAAGCCCTCAATGCAGAGCTTCCCATATTTGATAAGCAAACAGAGCTTGATGCGGTTTTTTCCAATGAAACTCCCTCTATTTCTTCTATTGAAAAGAGTGGCTCCTCTGAAAAACGCTTTATTGATGCCATCCAGCAATCTTTAGCTCAGGCTTTTGAGGAAGATGAATCCTTTCTCATTATGGGACAGGATATCGCCGAATATGGCGGGGTTTTTAAAATCACAGAAGGCTTCACAGACAAGTTTGGCAAGGAGCGGGTCAGGAATACCCCCATTATTGAATCAGGAGCCTTAGGAGCCGCTTTAGGTCTGTCTTTGGAAGGATTTAAACCTGTGGTTGAAATGCAGTTTGCGGACTTTGTGAGCTGCGGGATGAACCAGATCATCCAGAATATTGCCAAATCCCATTATCGCTGGACTCCACCGATGAATATTACCATCCGGCTCCCTCATGGAGCAGGCGTTGGTGCTGGGCCTTTCCACTCCCAGTCACCGGAAGGTTGGTTTATGCCTCATGCAGGATTGAAGATTGTAGTTCCTGGAACTGTGGAAGATGCCCAAAACCTGCTTTACAGCTCCCTCTATGATCCAAATCCGGTACTCTTCTTTGAGCATAAAAAGCTGTACCGAAGTCTGAGAAGCACTACCCCTGATTCCGTTTCTTATGAGCCACTTGGGAAAGCTAAAATCCAGCGAGCAGGAACTGACGCTTCCATCATCACTTATGGAATGGGCGTGCAATGGGCATTGGAATTAGCTACAGAACTGGAAAAAGATAGGATTTCCCTGGAAATCCTGGATCTCCGTTGCCTCTCTCCCCTCGACCTGGAGGCTATTAAAGCTACCGTCCAAAAAACCAACCGGGTTTTATTACTTCAGGAACCTTCTCTAACCATGGGCCCCATGAGTGAAGTCTCCGCCCTAATTAACGAACATTGCTTTGAATGGCTGGATGCCCCCGTCCTCCGCTCCGCTGCCCTTGATATGCCTATACCTTTCAATAAAGGCTTAGAGGATGGCTATTTGAATTTGGAGGGATTGAAGGGGAAGGTTGAGGATTTATTAGCTTATTAA
- a CDS encoding tetratricopeptide repeat protein yields MPKKIFLLVCLLPLLILPKNASAQYEEAVSIASEEACNCIKNFQSDSTLTSFEEEFEKCLVNFFEENSDLLVLFGSDSTQAFDISMIDEEFGEQIGYELLRTCPAFLEVMLQQEQEQKEQTEKDSYQRLLDANEIANTKGCEEGNIVYSEIINTPNVPDSTLTTTYNNRGYCKYLLGDYYGAIGDLSTSIERYPGFVLALSNRGLAKRSIGDYNGAILDFSEALKYDPVNITSLNGRGLTYYYQSKFSEALNDYQTALNIDSTQAYLHFNSGLAYQYLEDDVNAVRSFEKNYELGGNFTDQSYYLAQSYTNIYEYDKAINILLDDSLTMSDPINLLEVGKNFYYKERYRDAIKYFDLSLNIDSTSFETNMFKAYALQDSTLHQASLEYFERTFLIDSTSSNLTYYYGYSLFELEDFEGAETLFSKTISLDESFTQAYDYRARARVNLNKIEEAINDFTMSIELYPNDAQIYLERGKLYLEQDEKEKACIDFNLAFQLELESEELDSIRANSCSE; encoded by the coding sequence ATGCCGAAAAAAATCTTTCTACTCGTTTGCTTGTTGCCTCTCCTAATCCTCCCAAAAAATGCATCAGCTCAGTATGAAGAAGCTGTATCCATTGCAAGTGAAGAAGCATGTAATTGTATAAAAAATTTCCAGAGTGATAGTACTCTTACTTCATTTGAAGAGGAGTTCGAAAAGTGTTTGGTCAATTTTTTTGAAGAAAACTCTGATTTACTTGTGCTATTTGGTTCAGATAGTACACAAGCATTTGATATATCGATGATAGATGAAGAGTTTGGAGAACAAATAGGCTATGAATTATTGCGGACTTGCCCTGCTTTTCTGGAAGTAATGCTACAGCAAGAACAGGAACAAAAAGAACAAACAGAAAAGGATAGTTATCAACGGTTATTGGATGCCAATGAAATAGCCAACACTAAAGGCTGCGAGGAAGGTAATATTGTTTACTCAGAGATAATTAATACTCCAAATGTACCCGATTCAACACTTACTACAACCTATAATAATAGAGGGTATTGTAAATATTTACTTGGGGATTATTATGGAGCTATTGGAGATCTATCCACTTCAATAGAAAGATACCCAGGTTTTGTTTTGGCACTTAGCAACAGAGGATTAGCTAAAAGAAGTATCGGGGATTATAATGGAGCTATTCTAGATTTTAGTGAAGCTTTAAAATACGACCCTGTAAACATCACCTCACTTAATGGTCGGGGTCTTACCTATTATTATCAGAGCAAATTTTCTGAAGCGCTAAACGATTACCAAACCGCTTTAAATATAGATTCAACTCAGGCTTACCTTCATTTTAATTCGGGGCTTGCTTATCAGTATCTCGAAGATGATGTAAATGCGGTTAGGTCCTTCGAAAAAAACTATGAGCTTGGTGGGAATTTTACTGATCAAAGCTATTATCTGGCTCAATCCTACACAAACATTTATGAATATGACAAAGCTATTAATATCCTGCTAGATGACTCTTTAACAATGTCTGACCCGATAAACCTTTTAGAGGTAGGAAAGAACTTTTATTACAAAGAAAGATATCGCGATGCCATCAAGTATTTCGATCTTTCCCTGAATATAGATTCTACTTCGTTTGAGACGAACATGTTTAAAGCATACGCACTTCAAGATAGTACATTACACCAGGCCTCCCTTGAATACTTTGAAAGAACCTTTCTCATCGATTCTACTTCATCTAACCTAACCTATTACTATGGGTATTCTCTGTTTGAACTAGAGGATTTTGAAGGGGCAGAAACCTTGTTCTCTAAAACTATTTCTCTTGATGAAAGCTTTACGCAAGCTTATGATTACAGAGCCCGGGCAAGAGTTAATCTTAATAAAATTGAAGAAGCAATTAATGATTTTACAATGTCCATTGAGCTCTACCCTAACGATGCTCAAATTTATTTAGAAAGAGGTAAGCTCTATTTAGAGCAAGATGAAAAAGAAAAAGCTTGTATTGATTTCAATTTAGCTTTCCAGTTAGAATTGGAATCAGAAGAACTTGATTCTATTAGAGCGAATAGTTGCTCTGAATAA
- a CDS encoding RNA-directed DNA polymerase, with protein sequence MFKLTETEIENAIKAIEFHGYSALLPEPIEWQVVLENRVEITNYIKELDLDNYKPFKPMKVFAPKNRANIRVVHLLHPQDLIIYTALTIIVKNDIEAGRISKKAKRVFSYRVDTSKSDRLYDARGAHDEYLSYLKKKSDKKNIKFVGIADIADFYPRIYQHRLENVIETIATDNRSIEVARVLVKKLISNLMGRNSYGIPVGPYASRVLAEAVLIDVDAFLYSKNIDFVRWVDDYNIFCKSEYEAQSTLFGLGEWLYTNHGLTFQSAKTKILPVKRYLGEILIKPDDQLSNRDQAVEFLQDFTSIYEEIDEEDLDEGEIQEVLLKLQEFDLLGMLNESVSDQNLVDYEIVKYVLTKLNRVPGVSEDLKKQVLDFVIENAELLYPVTEQIAKYVQNYSGLTRKEKKDIAKLLLKPLKSKRNPPPNYYAMWILWIFSTSEDWNHSKDIIELYQNSNSEVLKRYAALAIGKCGNRAEALVIKNDFPASSDILKLAILSSSNKLGKDERKHWKLANQIDGILEKKI encoded by the coding sequence ATGTTTAAGCTAACAGAAACAGAAATTGAAAATGCAATCAAAGCAATTGAATTTCATGGATATAGTGCCTTGTTACCCGAACCAATTGAGTGGCAAGTTGTATTAGAAAATCGAGTTGAAATTACCAACTATATAAAGGAACTCGATTTGGATAACTATAAACCTTTTAAACCAATGAAGGTTTTTGCTCCTAAGAATCGAGCTAATATTCGTGTTGTTCATCTACTGCACCCTCAAGATTTAATAATCTACACTGCGCTTACAATTATCGTAAAAAATGATATTGAAGCTGGACGTATTAGTAAGAAAGCAAAAAGAGTTTTCTCTTATCGGGTTGACACTTCAAAGTCAGATAGATTATATGACGCCCGTGGTGCACACGATGAATATTTGAGTTACCTAAAGAAGAAAAGTGATAAGAAAAATATAAAGTTTGTAGGCATTGCAGATATCGCAGATTTTTACCCTAGGATCTATCAGCATAGGCTTGAAAACGTAATTGAAACAATAGCAACAGATAATAGAAGTATAGAAGTAGCTAGAGTTTTAGTAAAAAAACTTATAAGTAATTTGATGGGGCGAAATAGTTATGGAATCCCAGTTGGACCTTATGCATCAAGAGTATTAGCTGAAGCAGTTCTAATTGATGTAGATGCTTTTCTATATTCAAAAAATATAGATTTCGTTAGATGGGTTGATGATTACAATATTTTTTGCAAATCTGAATATGAAGCTCAATCTACTTTATTTGGACTTGGAGAATGGCTTTACACAAATCATGGACTTACTTTTCAATCTGCAAAAACGAAAATATTACCAGTAAAAAGATATTTGGGCGAAATTCTAATAAAGCCAGATGATCAATTATCCAACAGAGATCAAGCTGTAGAATTTCTTCAGGATTTTACTTCAATCTATGAAGAAATCGATGAGGAAGATTTAGATGAGGGTGAAATTCAAGAAGTATTATTGAAGCTACAAGAATTTGATTTATTAGGCATGCTCAATGAATCTGTATCTGATCAAAATCTTGTTGACTATGAAATTGTTAAGTATGTGCTTACTAAGCTAAATAGAGTCCCGGGTGTTTCTGAAGACTTAAAAAAACAGGTATTAGATTTTGTTATTGAAAATGCAGAACTACTTTACCCTGTTACTGAACAAATAGCTAAATATGTTCAAAACTATAGTGGGCTTACTAGAAAAGAAAAAAAGGACATTGCGAAACTTCTACTTAAGCCATTAAAAAGTAAAAGGAACCCTCCTCCTAACTACTACGCAATGTGGATATTATGGATATTTTCGACTTCCGAAGATTGGAATCATTCAAAAGATATAATTGAGTTATATCAAAACTCTAACTCAGAAGTATTAAAAAGATACGCTGCACTGGCGATAGGAAAATGTGGAAACCGAGCAGAAGCCCTGGTGATCAAAAACGATTTTCCAGCTTCGTCTGATATACTAAAACTAGCAATTTTAAGTTCGTCAAATAAACTAGGCAAGGATGAAAGAAAGCACTGGAAATTAGCCAATCAAATAGATGGTATATTAGAAAAGAAAATTTAA
- a CDS encoding 5-methyltetrahydrofolate--homocysteine methyltransferase, with amino-acid sequence MNIKELLQERILILDGAMGTMIQRHRLTEEDFRGDRFRYSNIDLKGNNDLLSITRPDIIQGIHEEYLEAGADIVGTNTFSGTTVAQADYELESAVYDINYESARIAKLACEKYTKKDSSKPRFVAGAMGPTNKTCSLSPDVSRPEYRAINFDQLKEAYKLQAQGLIDGGADVLIIETIFDTLNAKSALFAVLELYEETGTERPIMISGTITDASGRTLSGQTVEAFLISLSHAPLLSIGFNCALGAKQLKPYLKNLADRSPFFISAYPNAGLPNEFGEYDQGPDAMAKEVEAYLQDGIVNILGGCCGTDPEHIKKMVEVASRYEPRRITKEIVA; translated from the coding sequence GTGAATATTAAAGAGCTATTACAGGAACGCATTTTGATACTTGATGGTGCTATGGGTACCATGATCCAGCGCCATCGACTTACTGAGGAAGATTTCAGAGGAGATCGATTCCGTTATTCCAACATAGATTTAAAAGGAAATAACGATCTGCTTTCAATTACACGTCCTGATATTATCCAGGGGATTCATGAAGAGTATTTAGAGGCAGGAGCTGATATTGTTGGCACCAATACATTCAGTGGAACAACGGTAGCACAAGCCGATTATGAATTAGAATCAGCGGTTTATGATATCAATTATGAATCAGCAAGAATTGCTAAACTGGCTTGTGAGAAATACACTAAAAAAGACTCATCAAAGCCTCGCTTTGTAGCTGGTGCTATGGGGCCTACGAACAAAACCTGTTCACTTTCACCCGACGTTTCACGCCCAGAGTATCGTGCCATCAATTTTGATCAGCTTAAAGAAGCTTACAAATTACAAGCTCAGGGACTGATCGACGGCGGAGCAGATGTATTAATCATCGAAACCATTTTCGATACATTAAATGCAAAATCTGCGCTATTTGCAGTACTTGAGCTCTATGAGGAAACAGGCACTGAACGTCCCATCATGATTTCGGGAACCATTACGGACGCCAGTGGACGAACGTTATCAGGCCAAACCGTTGAGGCATTCCTGATTTCATTATCACATGCCCCACTTCTTAGCATTGGTTTTAATTGTGCGCTGGGAGCTAAACAACTTAAACCGTACCTGAAAAACCTGGCTGATCGATCTCCATTCTTTATCAGTGCTTATCCAAATGCAGGATTACCTAATGAATTTGGTGAGTATGATCAGGGGCCAGATGCAATGGCAAAGGAAGTTGAGGCATACCTACAAGATGGAATTGTCAATATTTTAGGTGGGTGTTGTGGAACTGATCCTGAACACATTAAGAAAATGGTGGAAGTTGCTTCTCGATATGAGCCGAGAAGAATAACCAAAGAAATCGTAGCCTGA
- a CDS encoding deoxyhypusine synthase yields MTTNKGPVSQFILHHYRHFNAASLVDAAKAYEDQLTSNAKMMITLAGAMSTAELGISLAEMIRQDKVHIITCTGANLEEDVFNLVAHNHYKRIPNYRDLSPEAEQELLDNHFNRVTDTCIPEEEAMRAIEEHLVKRWVSASENGDRFFPHEYFYDILLSGDLTPSYQIDAKNSWLLAAAEKNTPIIVPGWEDSTCGNFFASHCIEGRTKPSAMKSGIEYMMFLAEWYQLNSTNGIGFFQIGGGIAGDFPICVVPMLDQDLGIDASLWSYFCQISDSTTSYGSYSGAVPNEKITWGKLGIDTPKFIIESDATIVAPLIFAYLLGW; encoded by the coding sequence ATGACGACTAACAAAGGACCCGTTTCTCAATTTATACTCCACCATTATCGACATTTTAATGCAGCATCACTAGTTGATGCTGCAAAGGCTTACGAAGATCAGTTGACTTCTAATGCGAAGATGATGATCACTCTTGCCGGGGCAATGAGTACCGCTGAACTTGGCATCTCATTGGCAGAAATGATCCGGCAGGATAAGGTGCACATTATCACCTGTACCGGGGCAAACCTGGAAGAAGATGTGTTCAATCTGGTTGCTCATAATCATTATAAGCGAATACCCAACTATCGAGACCTAAGTCCTGAAGCTGAACAGGAACTGTTAGATAATCACTTTAATCGTGTCACTGATACCTGTATCCCCGAAGAAGAGGCTATGAGGGCTATCGAGGAGCATTTGGTAAAACGATGGGTTTCTGCTTCCGAAAACGGAGATCGATTCTTTCCTCACGAGTATTTCTACGACATCCTACTTTCCGGAGACCTGACTCCCTCCTACCAGATCGATGCGAAAAACTCCTGGTTATTAGCTGCAGCAGAGAAAAACACCCCTATTATAGTACCAGGATGGGAAGATTCTACCTGTGGTAATTTCTTTGCTTCTCACTGTATCGAAGGCAGAACCAAGCCTTCTGCTATGAAATCAGGCATTGAATACATGATGTTCCTGGCGGAATGGTACCAACTAAATTCAACGAATGGAATTGGTTTTTTCCAGATCGGCGGAGGAATAGCCGGAGACTTCCCGATATGCGTGGTTCCTATGCTAGACCAGGATTTAGGCATTGATGCTTCTCTGTGGTCTTATTTCTGCCAGATAAGCGATTCTACCACCAGTTATGGCTCTTATTCAGGAGCGGTCCCCAATGAGAAAATCACTTGGGGCAAGCTGGGAATAGATACTCCGAAATTTATTATCGAATCGGATGCAACCATTGTAGCTCCGTTAATTTTCGCTTACCTGCTCGGTTGGTAG